In Phragmitibacter flavus, one DNA window encodes the following:
- a CDS encoding four helix bundle protein, which produces MTSEDLKNRTMDFAVRVLKLVAALPKNVAGKTVGNQLARSGTSVAANYRAALRAKSTPDFINKITIILEEADESSFWMELTDRAELLPPGKITALRQEAEELVKIFNATRSTSKRKAASSTNSRKRPNQQS; this is translated from the coding sequence ATGACCTCCGAAGATTTAAAAAATAGAACAATGGACTTTGCTGTTAGGGTGTTAAAGCTGGTAGCTGCGCTGCCCAAAAACGTTGCTGGCAAGACGGTCGGCAATCAGCTCGCGAGAAGTGGAACGTCTGTGGCCGCGAACTACCGCGCGGCCTTGCGGGCAAAATCGACTCCTGACTTTATCAACAAAATCACAATCATTCTTGAAGAGGCTGATGAGAGCAGTTTCTGGATGGAGTTGACCGATCGCGCGGAATTGCTCCCGCCCGGAAAGATCACCGCCCTTCGCCAGGAAGCGGAAGAACTCGTCAAAATCTTTAACGCCACCCGCAGCACCTCGAAGAGAAAAGCAGCTTCCTCCAC